A DNA window from Impatiens glandulifera chromosome 7, dImpGla2.1, whole genome shotgun sequence contains the following coding sequences:
- the LOC124909821 gene encoding agamous-like MADS-box protein AGL80, with protein MARKKVKLTYILNNSARKTSFKKRKLSVVKQLDEITTLCDVEACTFIYSDFDPQPFVWPSMDEVRRLITKYQSFPKADQVKRKVSQETFTRQRLQKLQEKLRKREREIRHNEMTHIMFQSMMNPQNSMSSLNTEDLQELARVIGQNLMEVKRTMDSSSFNPPPLPQLDFEGSGVGGSQQLAWSQDDFMPPTHGGFGSYMAPSMTCPPPVMEFQPPNMGFEPPNIDPNMEPLPSDFPQNGMSYPSNPPPFPHYHNADMGPHDPSSH; from the coding sequence ATGGCTAGAAAGAAAGTTAAGCTTACTTACATTCTCAATAATAGTGCGAGGAAAACTTcattcaagaaaagaaaacttaGTGTTGTGAAGCAACTAGATGAAATCACCACTCTCTGCGACGTTGAAGCGTGTACCTTCATTTATAGTGACTTTGATCCCCAACCTTTTGTTTGGCCGTCCATGGATGAAGTACGGAGACTCATCACGAAGTACCAGAGTTTTCCGAAGGCTGATCAAGTTAAACGAAAGGTCTCCCAAGAGACCTTTACGAGGCAAAGGCTTCAAAAATTACAAGAGAAACTAAGAAAACGTGAAAGAGAGATCCGTCATAACGAGATGACGCACATCATGTTTCAATCAATGATGAATCCACAAAATTCTATGTCAAGCCTGAATACCGAAGATTTACAGGAGCTAGCTAGAGTAATCGGTCAGAACTTGATGGAGGTTAAGAGGACGATGGACTCCTCCTCTTTCAACCCTCCTCCTCTTCCCCAACTTGATTTTGAAGGGAGTGGAGTTGGTGGTAGCCAACAACTTGCTTGGAGCCAAGATGATTTCATGCCTCCAACTCATGGGGGATTTGGCTCTTACATGGCGCCCAGCATGACATGTCCTCCTCCGGTCATGGAGTTTCAGCCTCCTAACATGGGGTTTGAACCTCCTAACATTGATCCTAACATGGAGCCTCTGCCATCTGATTTCCCGCAGAATGGCATGTCATACCCGAGCAACCCTCCTCCATTTCCTCACTATCATAACGCAGACATGGGGCCACATGATCCATCTTCACATTAA
- the LOC124944531 gene encoding 2-oxoglutarate and iron-dependent oxygenase domain-containing protein CP2-like gives MPILNNVDRNQTQAGPSISGSEELPSYSTHPLCLSPNTDHTPDNYEDLNLEFSPLIFSAMERHLHPDLLNATREFKVQYISNILKRYKPDDSPAAVSFRDYHLNIQSQYEPLHKELYTMNAEDFFVPDFVKAVKDNTEESYRKIMAEPLSGVFVFDMFQQTFCQMLLSEVENFERWAQHTKNKIMRPNKINKFGAVLDDFGLKSMLNKMVEDFISPISAVFFSAVGGTTLNSHHGFVVEYGVDRDSDLAFHVDDAEVTLNVCLGKNFSGGELYFRGVRCNEHIDSNAKREEIMDYVHVPGRAILHHGRNRHGAKVTKSGHRVNLLVWCRSSVFRQMYKYQTEFPDWCGECQSQKKERRRQKDAANRLETSMTLHNYDFPLQLKALSDGIEHVDYLINRKLQLNLVKGSLCSDVFMSDLTKLLHEMFNKYWRDTYMVMTLVVVMVIFHFQPIILHISFNFDQHSS, from the exons ATGCCTATCCTAAACAATGTGGATAGAAATCAGACTCAAGCTGGACCCAGCATCAGTGGGTCGGAAGAACTCCCTTCATACTCAACCCATCCTCTTTGTCTGAGTCCAAACACAGATCACACACCTGATAATTATGAAGATTTAAATTTGGAATTCAGTCCCTTGATTTTCAGTGCCATGGAGAGACACCTGCATCCTGATCTTTTGAATGCAACCCGGGAATTCAAAGTTCAATACATCAGTAACATTTTGAAACGATACAAACCAGATGATAGCCCAGCTGCA GTCTCGTTCAGAGATTATCATCTTAACATCCAATCACAGTATGAG CCTTTACACAAGGAATTATACACGATGAATGCAGAAGATTTCTTTGTGCCAGACTTTGTCAAGGCAGTGAAGGACAATACTGAAGAGAGTTATCGGAAAATAATGGCCGAGCCATTATCAGGAGTGTTTGTATTTGACATGTTTCAGCAAACATTCTGTCAAATGCTGCTCTCTGAG GTAGAGAACTTCGAAAGGTGGGCTCAACatacaaaaaacaaaatcatgcggccgaataagataaataaatttggtgCGGTGCTTGATGATTTTGGCCTGAAAAGCATGCTCAACAAGATGGTAGAGGACTTCATAAGCCCTATATCGGCAG TATTTTTCAGTGCAGTGGGTGGAACCACACTGAATTCTCATCACGGTTTTGTGGTCGAGTATGGAGTAGACAGGGATTCTGATCTAG CATTCCATGTGGATGATGCGGAAGTTACTCTGAACGTGTGCTTGGGCAAAAACTTTTCTGGTGGAGAGTTATACTTCCGTGGTGTTAGATGTAATGAGCATATAGACTCAAATGCTAAACGTGAG GAAATTATGGATTATGTCCATGTTCCTGGACGTGCGATTCTACATCATGGTCGTAACCGCCATGGTGCTAAAGTTACAAAATCTGGCCACAGGGTCAATTTGTTGGTGTGGTGCAGAAG TTCTGTCTTCAGACAAATGTACAAATATCAGACGGAATTCCCAGACTGGTGTGGAGAGTGCCAAAGCCAGAAGAAAGAAAGGCGGAGACAAAAGGATGCTGCCAATCGACTG gaaACTAGCATGACACTTCACAACTATGATTTTCCGCTTCAACTCAAAGCACTTTCAGATGGAATCGAACATGTGGACTATCTTATTAATAGGAAGCTTCAACTCAATCTTGTAAAAGGAAGCTTGTGCAGTGATGTGTTTATGAGTGATTTGACGAAACTTTTGCATGAGATGTTCAATAAATATTGGAGGGACACCTACATGGTTATGACTCTTGTTGTGGTTATGGTCATCTTCCACTTCCAACCTATTATTCTCCATATCTCCTTCAATTTTGATCAACACTCATCATAA